The Deltaproteobacteria bacterium genome includes the window GGGCTGAAGACTCAATCTGCCGTATCCGCTCCCTCGTTACGCCGAACTCCTCGCCGATCTTCTCAAGGGTCATCGGATCCCCATCCTCGAGTCCGAAGCGGAGGATCACCACGTTTTTCTCGTTCTCCGTTAATTTTTCCAGCCAGACGGAGATCATCTCGTGCCGCTTGATCCCTTCCACAATATCATCGGGCGAAAGAATGGAGGTATCTTCAATGACATCCTTGAGAGAATTCTCCTGCTTTTCGCCGATCGGCATATCGAGAGACTGTGTCGAGCGGACAACCTGCATTACCTCTTTGATCTTTTCAACGGTCGTATCCATCACCTCCGCCATCTCATCCACGGTAGGCTCCCGGCCCTTGACCTGGATCTGCTCCCGCAGAACCCGGACCAACCGGTTGATCTTCTCGTCCACATGAATGGGCAAGCGAATCGTCCGAGTCTGGTTCACGATGGAACGTTCGATCGCCTGGCGAATCCACCAGGAAGCATAGGTACTGAATTTGAATCCTTTTTTGTACTGAAACCGTTCCACCGCCTTGATCAACCCGATATTCCCCTCTTCGATCAGATCCAGGAAGGGAAGTCCCCGGTTCATGTACCGTTTGGCAATGCTGACAACGAGTCGAAGGTTGGATTCAATCATCTTCTCCCGTGCCGATGCGTCATTTTTCTCCACGCGCTTGGCCAGGGCGACTTCTTCTTCCGGGGTCAGAAGAGGGATGGCACTGATTTCACGAAGGTAGATCTTGATCGTGTCCAGAGAAGCGGAAATCGCCTTCTGCTTCTTCGGCGATTTCTTGCCGGCCTTCGCCTTCATAACATCCGGAGACGCCTCAGCGTCTTCTCCTTTTGCATTCTGCACCAATGCAGACCTCCATTACGCCGGAATATATGATCACCAAGACCGCCATGGCGGGGAAACCGAGTCAATTTTACTCCATCGTAAAGAGTGGTCGGGGCGAGAGGATTTGAACCTCCGACCCCTGCGTCCCGAACGCAGTGCTCTACCAGACTGAGCCACGCCCCGATCCGGAAGTCTGCTCAGGCCTCATCCTTTTGCGATACGGCCCGGGAAGACATCTTCTTTACAACGTAGAAACCTCCTATGAGGAGGATGACAAACAGAATCGAGAGGAGATTAAAATATTTCTCGATAAATCCGGTGATATAATCCCCGAAAAGAACGATCATGCCGGCAACCAGGAAGAACCTGGCCCCGCGGCTTATGAATGATACTAAAACGAATTTCAGAAAGTCAATATAAAAAACCCCTGCCGAGAGGGTGAAGATCTTGTAGGGGATGGGGGTAAACCCGGCAATTCCAATGGCCCAGGCCTCATATTTTTCGAAATAGTCATGTACCATACGGATTTTCCCCGCCGAAACAAATCGGTTCAGAAGGGGACGGCCGCCCTTCTGCCCGAGGAAATAGCCGAAGACCCCGCCGGCCGCCGACCCCACCGTACAGAGAAGAGCGTAATAGAGGGCCTGACTGGGGGCGTTGAGCGACATGGCGATCAGGAGAATATCCGGGGGAAGGGGAAAGAAAGAGGACTCGGCAAAGGCAAGAAAAAAGAGCGCCACCAGAGCATTATCGGTTTGTGCCCAGGAAACAATCCAGGTTTGCAATTCATGAATCCAGGGCATCATTCCTCTTTCCCCGGCGGGAAGGGCTTTTCTCCCAACCGTATCTTCCGACGAGTTTAACAAACCGGCAGGGATCGAGTTCGATCCGATCCATCCCGGAAGAACGTTTGATCACTTTGATCAGACGCTGGGAGCCGTCGACCTCCAGGGGGATGATCATCTTCCCTCCCACACGGAGCTGCCGAACCAGATGTTCCGGAATCCGGGGAGACCCGGCGGAGACCACAACAACATCAAAGGGAGCCTGATCCGGCCAGCCGTAGGTCCCATCCCCGATCCGAATCGCCACATTGGAAAGCCCAAGGCGGTCAAGGCGCGGCCAGACCTGATTCCCCAAAGGACGGATCCGTTCCATGGCAAAGATCCGTTCCGCAAGATGCGCCAGGATGGCCGTCTGATACCCGGAGCCGGAGCCGATCTCCAGAACCTTTTCGTTCCCCTGCAATTCCAGCGCCTGTGCGACATAGGCAACCGTGGAAGGCTGGGAGATCGTTTGCCCGTACCCGATGGGAAGTGCAACATCCTCATAGGCCCGAAGCGCCAGCGCCTCATCGACGAACCGGTGACGAGGCACACGGCGGAAAGCGGAGAGAACCCGGACGTCTTCGATCCCCGCTGCGGGAAGGATCTCGTCCACCAGCCGTTTCAGGGCAATCCCGGGATTCCTGTATTGGACCATGACGACCTTTCCGACGGCAACAATCGCTCAATCGCCCTCAAAGAGGATGCTTTCCATCTTCTCGAAGACCTCATAATGGGTCAGATCAAGATGCAGGGGAGTCACGGAGATGCCGTTTTCAGCAATGGCCTCATAATCGGAATGCCCCTTCCCCCCGGAAATAATCTCCTCCCCACCGATCCAGTAGTAGGCACGCCCTCTCGGGTCCTTCTTTTCCACCACCGGGTCCTTGAAGGTCCGCCGCCCCATGGAGGTAATCCGGATTCCCGAGAGCTGCTCCGCCGGCAGACTGGGAACATTCATGTTCAAGAAGGTATCGGCAGGCAGTCCGTGATCTGCGATCTTCCGGGCCAGCCGCAAAGCGGCCTTCGCTGCCTCCCCGTACCGGAAATGCCCCTCACCGACGACGGAGACTGCCATCGAGGGAATCCCGAGCAAGGCCCCTTCCATCGCCGCCGCAACCGTGCCGGAATAGGTGATGTTATCGCCCAGATTGGCTCCCCGGTTGATCCCGGAAATCAGGAGGTCCGGTTTTCCCGGCAGGATCGTATTCACCGCCAAGGTCACACAATCGGTCGGTGTTCCGTTCACGCTGTAAACATCTTCCCCCAGTTCATGGACCCGCAGTGGTTTGTGGAGGGTCAGGGCATGGCCCACGGCGCTTCGTTCCCGGTCCGGCGCCACCACAACGACGCGCCCCAACACGTGCAGCGTTTCTGCCAACGCCCTCAACCCCGGAGCGGAAACCCCGTCATCATTGGAAAGCAGAATCAGCAAGAAAACCTCGATCGGACCGAGTCGCCGATCAAAATGAAAAAAGCCCCGGAAGGGCTCTCGTTCATTCAGCCGGCAATGAATTCACGGACGTGATACGGAAAATCAACAAATTCCATTCGTTCGGGAAAATTGGTCGGGGCGAGAGGATTTGAACCTCCGACCACCTGAACCCCATTCAGGTACGCTACCAGACTGCGCTACGCCCCGCTTGCACGTACAGAAAAATTCAGTCGCAACCTTTGATCCAACAAGAAGAAATCTTACTGAGTCCGTCGTTTGATGTCAAGGCTTTTCTCCCGCCACAACGATCGGCATGCAGCAAACAAAAGCTTTTTCGGGGGAGGGGGGGAGTTATCGATCATAGACAAACAATACAAATCGGTTGACAGCACATATATAAAGTTAAATCGCAAAGCCCTCCATTTCCTGCTGAACATCCGCTTCAACCCCTTAGAAAAGAGCCTCTTCAAAGGAATCCGTAAACTGCCTCCGGGAACGATCCTCCGTTTCCAGCGGTCTTCCCTGCGGCAGCAACGATATTGGAGTCTTCCCGACTCCGTCGATTCCTCGATCCACCGCCCGGAAGACTGCATCGAAGAAACCAAAATGGGGCTTCACTTTCGACCCCTATTACCAATTCCAGAAAGACCTGCGAAAAACGGAAATAAGAGAATTAACCCCGGAACGGATTCGGGAGCAGGGGATCTTCAACCA containing:
- a CDS encoding sigma-70 family RNA polymerase sigma factor, with the protein product MQNAKGEDAEASPDVMKAKAGKKSPKKQKAISASLDTIKIYLREISAIPLLTPEEEVALAKRVEKNDASAREKMIESNLRLVVSIAKRYMNRGLPFLDLIEEGNIGLIKAVERFQYKKGFKFSTYASWWIRQAIERSIVNQTRTIRLPIHVDEKINRLVRVLREQIQVKGREPTVDEMAEVMDTTVEKIKEVMQVVRSTQSLDMPIGEKQENSLKDVIEDTSILSPDDIVEGIKRHEMISVWLEKLTENEKNVVILRFGLEDGDPMTLEKIGEEFGVTRERIRQIESSALKKLRYIITRESLILDEIL
- a CDS encoding DedA family protein — encoded protein: MPWIHELQTWIVSWAQTDNALVALFFLAFAESSFFPLPPDILLIAMSLNAPSQALYYALLCTVGSAAGGVFGYFLGQKGGRPLLNRFVSAGKIRMVHDYFEKYEAWAIGIAGFTPIPYKIFTLSAGVFYIDFLKFVLVSFISRGARFFLVAGMIVLFGDYITGFIEKYFNLLSILFVILLIGGFYVVKKMSSRAVSQKDEA
- a CDS encoding protein-L-isoaspartate(D-aspartate) O-methyltransferase; amino-acid sequence: MVQYRNPGIALKRLVDEILPAAGIEDVRVLSAFRRVPRHRFVDEALALRAYEDVALPIGYGQTISQPSTVAYVAQALELQGNEKVLEIGSGSGYQTAILAHLAERIFAMERIRPLGNQVWPRLDRLGLSNVAIRIGDGTYGWPDQAPFDVVVVSAGSPRIPEHLVRQLRVGGKMIIPLEVDGSQRLIKVIKRSSGMDRIELDPCRFVKLVGRYGWEKSPSRRGKRNDALDS
- the surE gene encoding 5'/3'-nucleotidase SurE, which translates into the protein MLILLSNDDGVSAPGLRALAETLHVLGRVVVVAPDRERSAVGHALTLHKPLRVHELGEDVYSVNGTPTDCVTLAVNTILPGKPDLLISGINRGANLGDNITYSGTVAAAMEGALLGIPSMAVSVVGEGHFRYGEAAKAALRLARKIADHGLPADTFLNMNVPSLPAEQLSGIRITSMGRRTFKDPVVEKKDPRGRAYYWIGGEEIISGGKGHSDYEAIAENGISVTPLHLDLTHYEVFEKMESILFEGD